A window of Paraburkholderia bryophila contains these coding sequences:
- a CDS encoding DHA2 family efflux MFS transporter permease subunit, translating to MSTTASASRAHDPVSLRAWVAVLGGVFGCFMAGMNVHVTNASLPDIRGSLGASFEEGSWITTAYLVAEIIVIPLTGWLVRVFSIRRVMLVGTSGFLVFSLVCSIAPTIDAMIAARAFQGAFGGVLIPLSFQLIVTELPASRHPLGMALFAVANNVAQAAGPSLGGWLTDMYSWRWIFYLQIPPALVLLGAIGWAIKPEPVHLDRLRKADWLGITSMAIGLSALQIVLEEGGRKDWFGSSFITEMFVVALVGLSVFVIAQLHRDEPFINLKLLGRYNFGIASLMQFLFGGVVFAVVFLVPNYFAELQGYSARDIGVMMVPYGLVQFVMSFLTPPLMRRTSARTAIIVGFTLVAIGCLMNIHLDVNASANVVVPSLIVRGIGQSLVVVALGVMAVDGIEKSQLGSASGLFSMVRNLGGAIGIAIASQIVVEREKMHASRIGEAITPFNGAYRERMIDMVRTLTRGYVGRADALASTGLGGTREVALGVIDKVIGREALLMAYSDTFLLAGIAMLGCTLAAFALRGRKKSG from the coding sequence ATGAGTACGACCGCGAGTGCTTCCCGCGCGCATGATCCGGTGTCGCTGCGCGCCTGGGTGGCCGTGCTCGGCGGTGTGTTCGGCTGCTTCATGGCCGGCATGAACGTCCACGTCACCAATGCGTCGCTGCCCGATATTCGAGGCTCGCTCGGTGCGAGTTTCGAAGAGGGTTCGTGGATCACCACCGCGTACCTGGTTGCGGAGATCATCGTGATTCCGTTGACCGGCTGGCTCGTGCGCGTGTTTTCGATCCGTCGCGTGATGCTGGTCGGGACGAGCGGATTCCTGGTCTTCTCACTGGTGTGCTCGATCGCGCCGACCATCGACGCGATGATCGCCGCGCGTGCTTTTCAAGGGGCGTTCGGCGGCGTGCTGATTCCGTTGTCGTTTCAACTGATCGTCACGGAGTTGCCGGCGTCGCGACATCCGCTCGGCATGGCGCTGTTCGCCGTCGCCAATAATGTCGCGCAGGCGGCGGGGCCGTCTTTGGGCGGTTGGCTGACCGACATGTATTCGTGGCGCTGGATTTTCTATCTGCAGATTCCGCCCGCGCTCGTGCTGCTTGGCGCGATCGGCTGGGCGATCAAGCCCGAGCCCGTACATCTCGACCGCTTGCGCAAAGCGGATTGGCTCGGCATAACGAGCATGGCGATCGGCCTCAGCGCATTGCAGATCGTGCTGGAGGAGGGCGGCCGAAAAGACTGGTTCGGTTCCAGCTTCATTACGGAGATGTTCGTGGTTGCGCTCGTGGGACTGAGCGTTTTCGTGATCGCGCAGTTGCATCGCGACGAGCCGTTCATCAATCTGAAATTGCTCGGCCGCTATAACTTCGGCATAGCCAGTCTGATGCAGTTCCTGTTCGGCGGCGTGGTGTTCGCGGTGGTGTTTCTGGTGCCGAACTACTTTGCCGAATTGCAGGGCTATAGCGCGCGCGATATCGGCGTGATGATGGTGCCGTATGGGCTGGTTCAGTTCGTGATGTCGTTTCTGACACCGCCGCTGATGCGCCGTACGAGTGCGCGGACCGCCATCATCGTCGGCTTCACGCTGGTCGCGATCGGCTGCCTGATGAATATTCATCTCGACGTGAATGCGTCGGCGAATGTAGTCGTGCCGTCGCTGATCGTGCGTGGCATCGGGCAGTCGCTCGTGGTCGTTGCGCTGGGTGTGATGGCCGTGGACGGGATCGAAAAATCGCAGCTTGGATCGGCCTCCGGGCTCTTCAGCATGGTGCGCAATCTGGGCGGCGCGATCGGCATTGCGATTGCCAGTCAGATCGTGGTCGAGCGGGAAAAAATGCACGCGTCGCGGATCGGCGAAGCGATCACGCCGTTTAACGGTGCGTACCGCGAGCGGATGATCGACATGGTCAGAACGCTGACGCGCGGTTACGTCGGCCGCGCGGATGCGCTGGCGTCGACCGGGTTGGGCGGGACGCGCGAGGTGGCGCTCGGCGTGATCGATAAAGTGATCGGGCGTGAAGCGCTTCTGATGGCTTACAGCGATACGTTCCTGCTGGCCGGGATCGCGATGCTCGGATGTACGCTCGCGGCGTTTGCTTTGCGAGGGCGCAAGAAGAGCGGCTAG
- a CDS encoding AraC family transcriptional regulator has protein sequence MDSFGFLASQKALEVSPVTVLATDQPARTAFAPHAHSSAQLIYAISGVMIVRVAAGNWVVPTGRAVWVPGGVRHEIQIASDVQIRTVYVAAEARDTLPDSCHVILVSALLRELIVTAAKLGPAAGHGERERRVLALILDEICVAEPLLLHVPMPCHPALRELCAELIAQPSLEATLQGWAERAGMNPRTFARAFQRETGMTHGVWCRHTRVLLSLPQLAGGASVLDVALEHGYDSPSAFTAMFRKVLGVAPSEYFK, from the coding sequence ATGGACAGCTTCGGTTTTCTGGCGAGCCAGAAGGCGCTCGAAGTCTCGCCCGTCACCGTCCTCGCCACCGACCAGCCCGCCCGCACCGCGTTTGCGCCGCATGCGCACAGCAGCGCGCAACTAATCTACGCGATCTCGGGTGTGATGATCGTGCGGGTGGCGGCCGGCAACTGGGTCGTGCCGACCGGCCGTGCGGTCTGGGTGCCGGGCGGCGTACGCCATGAAATCCAGATCGCCAGCGACGTGCAGATCCGCACGGTCTACGTGGCGGCGGAGGCGCGCGACACGCTGCCGGACAGTTGCCATGTGATCCTGGTGAGCGCGCTGCTGCGCGAGCTGATCGTGACCGCCGCCAAGCTGGGGCCGGCCGCGGGGCACGGTGAGCGCGAACGGCGCGTGCTGGCGTTGATCCTCGATGAAATCTGCGTGGCCGAACCTCTGCTACTGCATGTGCCGATGCCCTGTCATCCGGCGCTCCGCGAACTGTGTGCCGAGTTGATCGCGCAACCGTCGCTGGAAGCGACCTTGCAGGGATGGGCCGAGCGCGCCGGGATGAATCCACGCACCTTCGCCCGCGCGTTCCAACGCGAAACCGGTATGACGCATGGGGTGTGGTGCCGGCACACGCGAGTCTTGCTGAGTCTTCCGCAACTCGCGGGCGGCGCGTCGGTGCTCGACGTCGCGCTCGAACACGGCTACGACAGCCCCAGCGCTTTTACCGCCATGTTCCGCAAGGTGCTGGGGGTGGCGCCTAGCGAGTACTTCAAGTGA
- a CDS encoding HlyD family secretion protein, translated as MSTTVVPGKTSSFSRRNLLVAGAAIVAVAMLVAGIRWWSVGRFLESTDDAYVRADVMTVSSRVPGYVLSVEVDDNQPVHKGDVLAHLDNADYAAKRDRAQATVDAALATLHAEQAKVAALDAQIAQQGSLTAAAQADVAAAQAGTIRRKADAERYRQLVAEQASSAQRWEQAHADALTADATLARAEASVHAQRGEQTVLLKRRAQTLADIEQAQAQLDVARAALSLAQLDLDHTTIRAAGDGTVGQRSVRVGQYVETGQPLLAVVPLQDVYVIANFKETEVAAMRPGQPVEIDVDTYAGHTLRGRVASIAPGSGAQFALLPPDNATGNFTKVVQRIPVKIRVDAGQRDALDLRPGMSVVARVHTDVAAAPSAASRS; from the coding sequence ATGAGTACTACGGTCGTTCCCGGCAAGACGTCGTCGTTTAGCCGAAGAAATCTCCTGGTGGCGGGTGCCGCCATTGTCGCGGTCGCCATGCTCGTGGCGGGCATACGCTGGTGGAGCGTCGGCCGCTTTCTGGAAAGCACCGACGACGCTTACGTCCGCGCCGACGTGATGACGGTCAGCTCCCGCGTGCCGGGCTACGTCTTGAGTGTCGAGGTCGACGACAATCAGCCGGTGCACAAAGGCGATGTGCTCGCGCATCTCGACAACGCCGATTACGCGGCGAAACGGGATCGCGCTCAGGCGACGGTCGATGCCGCGCTCGCCACGCTGCACGCGGAACAGGCGAAGGTCGCCGCGCTCGACGCGCAGATTGCGCAACAAGGCAGTCTGACGGCCGCGGCGCAAGCGGACGTTGCCGCCGCGCAGGCCGGCACGATCCGCCGCAAGGCCGACGCCGAGCGCTACCGGCAACTGGTGGCCGAACAGGCTTCGAGCGCGCAGCGCTGGGAGCAGGCGCATGCCGACGCGCTCACCGCCGACGCCACGCTCGCCAGGGCCGAAGCCTCCGTACACGCGCAACGCGGCGAGCAAACCGTGCTGCTCAAGCGCCGCGCGCAAACGCTTGCCGACATCGAGCAGGCGCAAGCCCAACTCGACGTGGCGCGCGCGGCGTTGTCGCTCGCGCAACTCGATCTCGACCATACGACGATTCGCGCGGCGGGCGACGGCACGGTCGGCCAGCGCTCCGTGCGAGTGGGCCAGTATGTCGAGACCGGACAGCCGTTGCTCGCCGTGGTGCCGCTGCAGGACGTCTATGTGATCGCCAATTTCAAGGAGACCGAGGTCGCCGCGATGCGGCCGGGTCAGCCGGTCGAGATCGACGTCGACACTTACGCCGGGCATACGCTGCGTGGACGCGTGGCGAGCATCGCGCCAGGCTCCGGCGCGCAGTTCGCGCTGCTGCCGCCGGATAACGCGACCGGCAACTTCACCAAGGTCGTTCAGCGGATTCCGGTGAAGATCCGCGTGGATGCCGGGCAACGCGATGCGCTCGACCTCCGGCCGGGCATGTCGGTGGTCGCGCGCGTTCACACCGACGTGGCTGCCGCGCCGTCCGCCGCGAGTCGCTCATGA
- a CDS encoding CPBP family intramembrane glutamic endopeptidase, giving the protein MSDSKHYSTASSGPDRSVDPLSQQPGRLRRFFGGKFKRIWIGQDGLRSGWAALLFVMIVSGLIAGAAFIAHLLHHLPPRTTEMVPTRMLIGEIVMILAGVVATKIMSLIDKRSWLDYGLRARHRVAHLVQGLFFGVLAMSLMMAALRYFHAVTIELSGLQLGPLIQSAAVWGALFLLVAFNEELCFRGYVFFRLLRGVGPVVATIVTAAIFALAHMGNPGETVFGIASVAAAGLVFCLAVWRTGSLWWIIGFHAAWDWSQSFVFGVADSGSMATGHWLTSHTSGPAWLSGGAAGPEGSVLMLPMMALLAFVIIRTLPKNGGRPA; this is encoded by the coding sequence ATGAGCGATTCGAAGCACTACAGCACGGCGTCGAGCGGTCCTGATCGTAGTGTCGACCCACTCTCGCAACAGCCCGGCCGGTTGCGTCGTTTCTTCGGTGGCAAATTCAAACGTATCTGGATCGGCCAAGACGGCCTGCGCTCAGGCTGGGCCGCGTTGCTCTTTGTCATGATCGTCAGCGGTTTGATTGCGGGCGCGGCGTTTATCGCACATCTGCTGCATCACCTTCCGCCCAGAACCACGGAGATGGTCCCGACGAGAATGCTCATCGGAGAAATCGTCATGATCCTGGCGGGCGTCGTCGCCACCAAAATCATGAGTCTGATCGACAAACGCTCGTGGCTCGACTATGGACTGCGTGCACGACATCGCGTTGCCCATCTCGTGCAAGGACTCTTCTTCGGTGTTCTGGCCATGTCGCTCATGATGGCCGCGCTGCGCTATTTTCACGCGGTGACCATTGAACTGTCCGGCCTGCAATTGGGACCGCTGATTCAATCGGCCGCGGTCTGGGGGGCGTTGTTCCTGCTCGTCGCGTTTAACGAGGAATTGTGTTTCCGGGGCTACGTGTTCTTCCGTTTGCTTCGCGGCGTGGGCCCCGTCGTCGCCACTATCGTCACCGCCGCTATTTTTGCGCTCGCGCATATGGGCAATCCGGGCGAGACGGTATTCGGCATTGCGTCCGTCGCCGCCGCCGGGCTCGTGTTCTGTCTCGCGGTTTGGCGCACGGGGTCGCTGTGGTGGATCATCGGCTTTCACGCCGCGTGGGACTGGAGCCAATCGTTTGTGTTCGGTGTCGCCGATAGCGGCTCGATGGCGACCGGACATTGGCTGACGAGCCACACAAGTGGACCCGCCTGGTTGAGTGGCGGCGCGGCAGGTCCGGAAGGCAGCGTACTGATGCTGCCGATGATGGCCTTGCTCGCGTTCGTGATCATTCGAACCTTGCCGAAAAACGGCGGACGGCCAGCGTAA
- a CDS encoding LacI family DNA-binding transcriptional regulator, which produces MPKKQTLWVTAADVARRAGVSRSAVSRAFSPTASIAPETRQRVMEAAGALGYQVNQIAREMIMQRSSMVGVVTAGFENPFRAKLLSQIIAALGRQQLTPLVMNAEDPVQIKHSLEMLLSYRIAGIIMTSASPPLGLARQYLEREIPVAMINRASDLPGADVVVSDNAAGAALAARMLVDAGATRLAFVGPTKTSYNGKSRRTGFVRAVQRIAKDEPRLVDPVLVHATEADTYECGVAAAQAVLTQTPRPDGVFCSSDLLALGFLDAARQHFSIRVPEDLRVVGFDDIPAAGYENYRLTTIHQDTSGLANAVVEMLIDRMESFSGASRTYVVPVTSVVRKSCG; this is translated from the coding sequence ATGCCTAAGAAACAAACGCTTTGGGTTACCGCCGCCGACGTCGCGCGCCGCGCCGGTGTGTCGCGCTCCGCCGTCTCGCGCGCCTTCTCGCCGACCGCGAGCATCGCACCCGAAACACGGCAGCGCGTGATGGAGGCCGCCGGCGCGCTCGGCTATCAGGTCAACCAGATCGCGCGCGAAATGATCATGCAGCGCAGCAGCATGGTCGGCGTCGTCACGGCGGGTTTCGAAAACCCGTTCCGCGCCAAGCTGCTCTCGCAGATCATCGCCGCGCTCGGGCGCCAGCAACTCACGCCGCTCGTCATGAACGCGGAAGATCCCGTGCAAATCAAGCATTCGCTGGAAATGCTGCTGAGCTACCGGATCGCCGGCATCATCATGACGTCGGCGTCGCCGCCGCTCGGCCTCGCTCGTCAGTACCTCGAACGCGAGATTCCGGTCGCGATGATCAACCGCGCGTCGGACCTGCCCGGCGCGGACGTCGTGGTGAGCGACAACGCGGCCGGCGCCGCGCTGGCCGCGCGCATGCTGGTCGACGCGGGGGCGACGCGGCTCGCTTTCGTCGGCCCGACGAAGACCAGCTACAACGGCAAATCGCGCCGCACCGGTTTTGTTCGCGCGGTCCAGCGCATCGCCAAAGACGAACCACGCCTCGTCGATCCGGTCCTGGTTCATGCCACGGAAGCCGATACCTATGAATGCGGCGTGGCGGCAGCGCAAGCCGTCCTCACGCAAACCCCGCGGCCCGACGGCGTGTTCTGTTCGTCGGATCTGCTGGCGTTGGGCTTTCTCGATGCCGCACGTCAGCACTTCTCGATCCGCGTGCCCGAAGACCTGCGCGTGGTCGGTTTCGACGATATCCCCGCCGCCGGCTACGAAAACTATCGACTCACCACGATTCACCAGGACACTTCCGGACTGGCGAATGCCGTGGTCGAAATGCTGATCGATCGTATGGAGTCGTTTTCCGGCGCCTCGCGAACTTACGTGGTGCCGGTCACGAGCGTGGTGCGCAAAAGCTGCGGCTGA
- a CDS encoding nuclear transport factor 2 family protein, producing the protein MTQSTENAVRVVQEFWRLMATNDFHSATAVLTDDFMLEWPQSNERIRGAANFAQFNAAYPAQGRWVFTINRIVGNETDAVSDVSITDSVLQARAISFFTVEHGKIARVVEYWPENYEPPFDRTKWVERIE; encoded by the coding sequence ATGACCCAGTCTACCGAGAACGCGGTGCGTGTGGTTCAGGAGTTTTGGCGTCTCATGGCCACTAACGATTTCCATTCCGCCACGGCGGTTCTGACGGATGACTTCATGCTCGAGTGGCCGCAATCGAATGAGCGCATTCGCGGTGCCGCCAATTTCGCGCAGTTCAATGCGGCGTACCCCGCGCAAGGGCGGTGGGTTTTCACGATCAATCGCATTGTCGGCAATGAGACGGACGCGGTATCGGATGTTTCCATTACCGATAGCGTCCTGCAGGCCAGAGCGATTTCGTTCTTCACGGTCGAGCACGGCAAAATTGCCCGCGTGGTCGAGTACTGGCCGGAGAATTACGAGCCGCCGTTCGATCGCACGAAGTGGGTCGAGCGGATTGAGTGA
- a CDS encoding phosphatidylinositol-specific phospholipase C encodes MTVEHDMSGQGDCSGEAPELASSALAPACWMSSLSDDLLLSQLALPGSHDSCAYTVEDPLAKTQGATLAEQLAHGVRVLDIRCRHEGDVFHINHARIPLGLMFDDVIAACAEFLSQHPGECIVMSVKDECGTQDCTRSFAQTFEWYVERYAQQSWYLGDTIPRLGEARGSIVLWRRFTSDRALGIDLSNWPDNATFELDTPGAAFIIQDEFRVPVEASMDYKYRAIESLLSITQHGALKRWIVNFCSGTGMAANPRKVACGNDRRRGINDMLVERIVSHTGTCGTLMIDFCEYADWALVRALVARNASLHGLT; translated from the coding sequence ATGACCGTCGAACACGATATGAGCGGGCAGGGCGATTGTTCCGGCGAGGCACCGGAATTAGCATCATCAGCATTGGCGCCGGCTTGCTGGATGTCGAGCCTGAGCGACGACCTCCTGCTGAGTCAGTTGGCCTTGCCGGGCAGTCACGATAGTTGCGCGTACACCGTTGAGGATCCGCTGGCGAAAACGCAAGGCGCGACGCTGGCGGAACAATTGGCGCACGGCGTGCGCGTGCTGGATATCCGGTGCCGGCATGAAGGGGACGTTTTCCACATCAATCACGCGCGCATTCCGCTCGGCCTGATGTTCGACGATGTGATCGCCGCGTGCGCCGAGTTTCTATCGCAGCATCCCGGCGAATGCATCGTGATGTCGGTGAAGGACGAATGCGGCACGCAGGATTGCACGCGCAGTTTCGCGCAGACGTTCGAGTGGTATGTCGAGCGCTATGCGCAGCAGAGTTGGTATTTGGGCGACACGATTCCGCGTCTGGGCGAGGCGCGCGGTTCGATCGTGCTGTGGAGGCGATTCACCAGCGATCGCGCACTGGGCATCGATCTGTCGAATTGGCCCGACAACGCCACGTTCGAACTCGATACGCCGGGCGCGGCGTTCATTATTCAGGACGAGTTTCGCGTACCGGTCGAGGCGTCGATGGATTACAAATACCGCGCAATCGAATCGCTACTTTCGATCACCCAGCACGGTGCGCTCAAGCGCTGGATCGTCAACTTTTGCAGCGGCACGGGGATGGCGGCGAACCCTCGCAAGGTGGCCTGTGGGAACGACCGGCGGCGCGGTATCAACGACATGCTGGTCGAACGGATCGTGTCTCACACGGGTACGTGCGGCACGCTGATGATCGATTTCTGCGAGTACGCGGACTGGGCGCTGGTTCGCGCGCTGGTGGCGCGTAACGCGAGCCTGCACGGCCTCACTTGA
- a CDS encoding ABC transporter ATP-binding protein: MIKQTNWHIVASPVSSILSKFWHMSRGTIALVAAVVAGSSLVSVFAPFAFSRLVDRLSSHHLIETIFAGFLLYAILVGASLTLGNTARYLALMAAENLNFISSTSFFERLSKKSPRFFIEHNPVEVQAAQAQGAQALSMTVNLVLSIILPGAIQLVLTLAVLGAALDTKIAAVVLLYGAVFTSLTYFTNVWTRPHLNRAISVAQANASLVGNAITSMETLRYFGSSGWMSNRFNHGATEVLENWRSFCVKRIAYAGVYGVALTLQFVIAFTLFLPRYKAGLVSVGDIVLFNVLLLELNHPFEMVGLAIENLIQSYARIQPFARMWAAAEEIEPASPRTELPASNGRIEFRRVGFTYEDGRGVSDVSFTAARGAVTFLTGESGSGKSTVFKLALKAIEPSEGEIRIDGFDLREIARKDWYGMVGVVPQEIMLLNDTLTANIVLGREVDETRLREAAARAAILTRIEDLPDGFATVIGERGLKLSGGERQRVAIARALYGKPKLLFLDEASSALDEPTETGIMDHIRTLADEVTVLAITHRKSTIHSTDHVVDLQNHA, translated from the coding sequence ATGATTAAACAAACCAATTGGCATATCGTAGCGTCTCCCGTCAGCAGTATTCTCAGTAAGTTCTGGCACATGTCTCGCGGCACCATAGCCCTCGTCGCGGCAGTCGTAGCAGGTTCCTCGCTGGTCTCGGTCTTCGCGCCGTTTGCCTTTTCCCGCCTGGTCGACCGGCTTTCCAGTCATCATCTGATCGAGACGATTTTCGCGGGATTCCTGCTTTACGCGATCCTCGTCGGCGCCTCGCTCACGTTGGGAAACACGGCGAGATATCTTGCGCTGATGGCCGCCGAAAATCTGAATTTCATCTCGTCCACCAGCTTCTTCGAGCGTCTGTCGAAAAAGTCGCCGCGCTTTTTTATCGAACATAATCCGGTGGAAGTTCAGGCCGCTCAGGCACAGGGTGCGCAAGCCCTCAGCATGACGGTGAACCTGGTATTGAGCATTATTCTGCCCGGCGCCATCCAGCTCGTCTTGACACTGGCCGTCCTGGGCGCCGCGCTCGATACAAAAATCGCCGCGGTCGTGCTCCTCTACGGCGCGGTATTCACTTCTCTCACCTATTTCACCAACGTTTGGACACGGCCACACCTGAATCGGGCGATCAGTGTTGCGCAAGCCAATGCGAGCCTGGTCGGCAATGCAATCACGTCGATGGAAACGCTGCGCTATTTCGGCAGTTCCGGGTGGATGAGCAACCGCTTCAATCATGGCGCTACGGAAGTTCTGGAGAACTGGCGGAGCTTTTGCGTTAAACGGATCGCATATGCCGGAGTGTATGGCGTGGCGCTCACACTCCAGTTTGTGATCGCCTTTACTCTTTTTCTGCCGCGCTACAAGGCTGGGCTGGTGAGCGTCGGCGATATCGTGTTGTTCAACGTGCTGCTGCTCGAACTCAACCATCCGTTCGAAATGGTGGGACTGGCGATCGAAAACCTCATTCAGTCGTATGCACGGATACAACCTTTTGCCCGCATGTGGGCGGCCGCCGAGGAGATCGAACCCGCTTCGCCGCGCACCGAATTGCCCGCGAGCAACGGGCGGATTGAATTCCGGCGTGTCGGTTTCACGTATGAGGATGGGCGCGGCGTGTCCGATGTGTCTTTTACGGCTGCGAGAGGCGCGGTGACATTCCTCACCGGCGAATCCGGCTCGGGTAAATCCACGGTGTTCAAGCTGGCGTTAAAAGCGATCGAGCCTTCGGAAGGAGAGATCCGTATCGACGGCTTCGATCTGCGCGAGATCGCCCGCAAGGATTGGTACGGCATGGTCGGCGTCGTTCCGCAGGAGATCATGTTGCTCAACGACACGCTAACGGCGAATATCGTGCTCGGCCGGGAGGTCGACGAAACTCGCTTACGCGAGGCCGCAGCGAGAGCCGCGATTCTCACGCGGATCGAAGATCTGCCCGATGGATTCGCCACGGTAATCGGCGAACGCGGCCTGAAGCTGTCGGGCGGTGAGCGTCAACGGGTGGCCATCGCCCGCGCGCTCTACGGCAAACCGAAGCTGCTGTTTCTCGACGAAGCCAGTTCCGCACTCGATGAGCCCACGGAGACCGGCATCATGGACCATATCCGCACGCTGGCGGACGAAGTCACCGTGCTGGCCATCACGCATCGCAAGAGCACGATCCATTCAACCGATCACGTCGTCGACCTGCAAAATCACGCGTAG
- a CDS encoding efflux transporter outer membrane subunit, whose amino-acid sequence MVLSGVHRTAHLFFRLGATALALLASGCSLEAPYRAPPLAAALAPFTSARGAPVAQQPLPDNWWHLYQDPVLDGLIQQALEQNRDLAVAAARLAGSQAVLDEAGAARLPDTQLALGGNYGKQSADQTVAAARRDSADTRWAYTPSLAVSYEVDLWGRVRHLVDAARADADAMQAASDAVRVAVVASTTDAYLHVCSYGEQIDVANRSLGIAERVVALTTRQRDRGLVSDLEVTRARGFLDETRATLPALEGKRRAALFELAVLLGRSPGEFPPAADSCRVTPVLTAPFPVGDGAALLRRRPDLREAERKLAAADAQIGVARAELYPSIVLGGSVNLLSTTGSLASLGDRYALAWGVGPLISWRFPNMAMSRARLAQAKAGNAEALAAFERNVLTALKESEQSLTFYGAQWTRQRALQDARSNDARAFHLAELNYQAGALDFLDVLDAERTLVAADAALAASAENLASDQVAVFKALGGGWQR is encoded by the coding sequence ATGGTTCTTTCGGGCGTTCATCGCACCGCGCATCTTTTTTTTCGTCTTGGCGCGACGGCGCTCGCGCTGCTGGCGTCGGGCTGTTCTCTCGAGGCGCCCTATCGCGCGCCGCCATTGGCGGCGGCCTTGGCGCCGTTCACGTCGGCACGAGGCGCGCCGGTCGCGCAGCAGCCGTTGCCGGACAACTGGTGGCATCTCTATCAGGACCCCGTACTCGACGGCCTGATTCAGCAGGCGCTCGAACAGAACCGCGATCTCGCGGTGGCGGCCGCGCGGCTCGCAGGCTCGCAGGCGGTCCTGGACGAAGCAGGTGCGGCCAGGCTGCCCGATACGCAACTCGCGCTGGGCGGCAACTACGGCAAGCAGAGCGCCGATCAGACCGTCGCGGCGGCGCGGCGCGACTCGGCCGACACGCGCTGGGCCTACACGCCTTCGCTCGCGGTGTCGTACGAAGTCGATCTGTGGGGGCGCGTGCGCCATCTCGTCGACGCCGCTCGCGCCGATGCCGATGCGATGCAAGCGGCCTCCGACGCCGTGCGCGTCGCGGTCGTTGCATCCACAACGGACGCCTACCTGCACGTGTGCTCCTACGGCGAACAGATCGACGTCGCCAATCGCTCGCTCGGCATCGCGGAGCGTGTGGTGGCGTTGACCACCCGGCAACGCGATCGCGGACTCGTGTCCGATCTCGAGGTCACGCGCGCCCGCGGTTTTCTCGACGAGACGCGCGCCACCCTTCCGGCACTCGAAGGCAAGCGCCGCGCGGCGCTGTTCGAACTTGCCGTATTGCTGGGCCGGTCCCCCGGCGAGTTTCCGCCGGCCGCCGACTCCTGCCGCGTCACGCCGGTGCTCACTGCGCCGTTTCCGGTCGGCGACGGCGCCGCCTTGCTGCGTCGCCGTCCCGATCTGCGCGAGGCGGAGCGCAAGCTGGCCGCCGCCGATGCGCAGATCGGCGTCGCCCGCGCGGAGTTGTATCCATCGATCGTGCTGGGCGGCTCGGTGAATCTGCTGTCCACCACCGGTAGCCTGGCGTCGCTGGGCGATCGGTACGCGCTGGCATGGGGCGTCGGCCCGCTGATCAGTTGGCGCTTTCCGAATATGGCGATGAGCCGCGCGCGGCTCGCGCAGGCAAAAGCCGGCAATGCCGAAGCGCTCGCCGCATTCGAGCGCAACGTGCTTACCGCGTTGAAGGAATCCGAACAGTCGCTCACCTTCTACGGCGCGCAATGGACGCGTCAACGTGCGTTGCAGGACGCTCGCTCGAACGACGCTCGCGCCTTCCATCTCGCCGAGCTGAATTACCAGGCCGGCGCGCTGGATTTTCTCGACGTGCTCGATGCCGAGCGCACGCTGGTTGCCGCCGATGCGGCGCTGGCGGCATCGGCGGAAAACCTCGCATCCGATCAGGTGGCGGTGTTCAAGGCCCTCGGCGGCGGCTGGCAACGCTAG
- a CDS encoding VOC family protein produces MISHVFIGVTDFDRAVQFYSPVMEALRLKMKFCDRDTPWAGWMAPDAPRPLFLIGRPFDGHPASCGNGQMIALLAPDRRAVDLAHARALAHGGSCEGAPGLRPHYHANYYGAYFRDPDGNKLCVCHHDPVDA; encoded by the coding sequence ATGATTTCACACGTTTTTATCGGTGTCACCGATTTCGATCGTGCCGTGCAGTTCTATTCGCCCGTCATGGAAGCATTGCGGCTCAAGATGAAGTTCTGCGACCGGGACACACCGTGGGCCGGCTGGATGGCGCCGGATGCGCCACGCCCACTCTTCCTGATCGGCAGGCCGTTCGATGGTCATCCGGCAAGCTGCGGAAACGGCCAGATGATCGCGTTGCTGGCGCCGGACCGGCGCGCGGTCGATCTCGCCCATGCCCGCGCGCTGGCGCATGGCGGCTCGTGCGAAGGTGCTCCGGGGCTGAGACCGCACTATCACGCGAACTATTACGGCGCGTACTTTCGGGACCCCGACGGCAACAAGCTGTGTGTCTGCCATCACGATCCGGTCGACGCATAG